In Halovulum dunhuangense, one genomic interval encodes:
- a CDS encoding AAA family ATPase: MRVIAVSGVPGSGKTTLARALAQGLGARLVEYDRHEAMTRRPPAEIEDWLGRGAPYAEIPVPGLRAAVQEAAALGPVVFDTPLGRALPETADLIDLSVWLDCPRDLALARKIAQLSHGVKPGSGDQFARWLCGYLGAYESVIGPACRLQECRVRPLADLRVPEAQTPDAAISLVMRAVGANT, translated from the coding sequence ATGAGGGTGATCGCGGTATCGGGCGTGCCGGGGTCCGGCAAGACCACGCTCGCCCGCGCCCTTGCCCAGGGGCTTGGGGCGCGGCTGGTGGAGTATGACCGCCACGAGGCCATGACCCGGCGCCCGCCCGCAGAGATCGAGGACTGGCTCGGCCGCGGTGCGCCCTATGCGGAAATTCCGGTGCCGGGCCTGCGGGCGGCGGTGCAGGAGGCGGCCGCGCTCGGGCCGGTCGTCTTCGACACGCCGCTTGGCCGGGCCCTGCCCGAGACCGCGGACCTGATCGACCTGTCCGTCTGGCTGGACTGCCCCCGGGACCTGGCGCTCGCGCGCAAGATCGCGCAACTGTCCCATGGGGTGAAGCCCGGCTCGGGAGATCAGTTCGCACGGTGGTTGTGCGGTTATCTTGGCGCCTATGAAAGCGTGATCGGCCCGGCCTGCCGTCTTCAGGAATGCCGGGTGCGCCCGCTGGCGGATCTGCGCGTCCCCGAGGCGCAAACGCCGGATGCCGCCATTTCCCTGGTGATGCGCGCCGTTGGGGCGAATACTTGA